The DNA window gaataagacagtcaCTTTGAGGGACGGCTTCCCGATGGCCATAGaatgtaagataactcattaacacttgcacctttttcagacattatgtggaatacccattttacgttgcagtgaaacccctcatttctctattatgcatttttcagttttaagtgtttattttttatgcatcgTTTCAGGATTTAATGTAAGCTATgtttctcttaaaataaattctggatgagtcctgtgaggacgtgaatactggaagtggtgttcttttttaacatactttaggacatttattttggtctagagcagtcatgacctttttattttgtttggtgaccggggtgtcagtcactagtattggttggtctagaatcactgattcgattgattgtgagtctgagtttcctctagttatgacttccatttttgtggggtatgagagactccatttcatgaccgtagcttttgctgaaatgctttcgctaattttacaaataaagtctagttttgtatctcggcgttttcattcagtaagcctttgtttgaggatagagagagagagagagagagagagagagagagagagagagagagagagagagagaggaaaatgtaatGTGCTGACCCATGTATGTGTGGCTcagtatataaacaaagaaactcTTAGAAGGCTCAGTACTCTCAAATCGtggtatattatttcattatccCATCTAAAACTTGAATGGTTaaggaggaataaaaataaaacttgttccAGCTACAACATAAGTAACAGAATAGTCACAGAAttcctagaatatatatatatacatatacacacacatatatatatatatatatatatatatatatatatatatatatatatatatatatatatatatatatatatatatatatatatatatataaatgtataatatatatgcatatgtatataatatgcatagatatatatttttattcttccttaatCAATTAAGTTTTAAATGGAATAATGAGATAATAAACCACGATTGATGAAAATGTACTGAGCCTTTGTGAGTTTCCTTGACCCATATCCTGTtgtagacacatacatacatacatacatacatatatatatatatatatatatatatatatatatatatatatatatatatatatatatatatatatatatatatatatatatgttgttcctTTTTCTCAATGAAGTAGCCTCCTTTACAACGGTAATCATCAATTGCTTTGTCTAGTACTCATTTAGTTTAAAGGTCGCATGGTGGAACTAAGGTCAGACCTTCATCTTGATTATGAAGGGTAAGAATTTTacccataactttttttttaacttataataCTTCTTCtagtcatgaattttttttttaatctttcctccAGGGGAGTTTTATACTGTCATGCAAGAGACCTTTCTGGATACTGATTAATCTTGCCTTTTTCctgctgatttgtttttaaactacTGTTCAAATAGTGTTGGTGTTTAAAGTTAATATCTCTACTCTcttcacttttaattttgtttattattcagtgCCTTTATTACTATGGACGACGAAGATatgtatggaaaaaatactaCTGCAAGAGAACCGACACAAATATCTTTGCTTAAAAATTTGTAGATTTTTCTAATGAACAATTATTGATGcataacaacagaaaaataattggCGAATGATtggagagaaaaatgaatttaaatgaaattttattttgagtttaccAGAACAGCAGTTTTCACTTTATACAAAAAGCGGTTGTAAAACTTCTAGTTTCATTTACCCGCAAAGTATATGGAAAAACCtctacattttttacttgtttcgtagagaaaaaaattacaatggttttttttcttaaattctctaCATATCAGGAGAACTGCTGCATAGATCTATAGATCAAAATTCTGTTAATCTTGCAAGAACATACTGAAGACACTTGTCGCCACGGCATATCTAGATCATGTTAACATTCAGCATCAGGATCAGCTTTGCATTTAGCCAAGTCTGCGGTTGTACAGACTTTCAATTTGTTATTAAAGTGCAAACCAAGAGGGCACTTATGCTCCTTTGGCTTCCTGAGGAGGCATGTGAAATAACGTCTACAGTCCCGTGGATGGGCAAATATTCCAGCGGCCTTTGGGCATTTAAATTCACATTCTTCAACTGAGGAACCTTCTTCTTCTGAAGACTCTTCACTTGACGAACCTTCTCCTGAAGACTCTTCAGTTGGAGGCTGAGTAGGAGGAACTTCTGTTGGTAATTCGTTACAAGGTTTGCCGTCTGGAGTTAGATATTTTCCAGTTTCACAAGAAACTGACCGGGGGAAATCGCAAGTCAAAATATGCTGGTTCCAGATTAATCCTTCTGGGCAACTCATGACTGCAGGTCCTGCAGGGGCGCACTGTATGAACTTAGAACAGTCAGAAGGATGTTGAAAGTAAGCTCCTAACTTACAGGGGATGACACATCCTTCTATCACACCACTAGTTTCGCCAACACCGGTGACTGTTGGAAAGATACTTTTATTAGTTAATAAGCGAGACGTCACAATGTCCACATCATCCCAAAGCTGAATGAACTTCATCTAAGGATTATGACGCTAATGTTTAAAATTGTCAACATAGTTCTATGAACGATTTGAAAGCTTATTTAATACAGcagaagcataaaaataaaaaaagtaatttttgataTTCTTTAGATGGTCGTACATAAGATGTATTAAATATTCTGATAAGAATAAAATAGAGAGTGCTGTCGACGATTCTAAATCTGAGTTTTACAGAAAAAGGAGCCATCTTTAACTCACCTATTATGTTTAAGAGATCCCTTCTGAAATATCAGATTTTATAACGTCCTTCCACACTGAAAgcataaataaacatgagggtaaaatagaaaacaaacttaaaaaattaccttttgCATGGGAACCACCAAACGCCAATGCAACAATCACGAACAGTGATGTCTTCAAACAACCCATTTTGCTCTAATTTGCCCGGTCTTGTTCGCTCAAGTGGATGGGATAGACGAAGTCAGGCAGCTGAATACTGGATTCGCTCTCCTGACTGTGACAATAAAGTCCCCTCAACGGAATTTATATACTCGAAGGTTTGGGCATTTCTGACGTCAGTACAGGGATTAAAAACCGCTTTGATTTACCGGTAAGCTTTTAAAAACTGCTTTGATTTACCGATTATCACTTATCGTCTTCAATTATCCGATTAAGAACAAGTTGGAGGTAGTGACATGTACCTTATGGCTTGTCATTTGTTAATAAACGAGAAAAACTGAAATGTGATGACTTTAATCTTTATAACGATTACGTAATCAAGGGAAATTGTCAtaagtgattgattgattaattgtatCTGGCGCCACAAGTTGTCACAAGTGATGATAAGTGATAATCGCTTATTAGTCTTTTAATTCTTGGGCCCGTTTCATGAAAAATCCAATACGCCCTTTTGACCTCAACTCAGAAATAACCACACCTTCGAGTATATAAATTCCGTTGAGGGGACTTTACTGTCCCAGTCAGGAGAGCGAATCTAGTATTCAGCTGCCTGACTTCGTCTCTCCCATCCAACTGAGCGAACAAGACGGCAAAACAGAGCAAAATGAGTTGTTTGAAGACATCACTGTTCGTGATTGTTGCATTGGCGTTTGGTGGTTCCCATGCAAAaggtaatatttttcagtttgttttctattttaccctcatgtttatttatactttcaatgtGGAAGGACGTTATAAAATCTGACATTTCGGAAGAAATCTCTTAAACATAATCGGTGAGTTAAGATGGcttctttttctgtaatattcaGATTTAGAATCGTCGACAgcattcactattttatttttatccgaaTATTTAATACATCCTATGTACGACCatctaaagaatattaaaaactacttttttatttttatggttccgctgtATTAAATAAGTTTTCAGGTCGTTCATAGGACTATTCTGACAATTTCAAACTTTAGCGTCATGATCCTAAGATGAAGTTCATTCAGCTTTGGGATGATGTGGACATTGTGACGTCTCGCTTATTAACTAATAAAAGTATCTTTCCAACAGTCATCCGTGTTGGCGAAACTAGTGGTTTGATAGAAGGATGTGTCATCCCCTGTAAGTTAGGAGCTTACTTTCAACATCCTTCTGACTGTTCTAAGTTCATACAGTGCGCCCCTGCAGGACCTGCAGTCATGAGTTGCCCAGAAGGATTAATCTGGAACCAGCATATTTTGACTTGCGATTTCCCCCGGTCAGTTTCTTGTGAAACTGGAAAATATCTAACTCCAGACGGCAAACCTTGTAACGAATTACCAACAGAAGTTCCTCCTACTCAGCCTCCAACTGAAGCTCAGCCAACTCGCCTGCCTACAGTGGCACCAACTGAAGAGTCTTCAGGAGAAGGTTCGTCAAGTGAAGAGTCTTCAGAAGAAGAAGGTTCCTCAGTTGAAGAATGTGAATTTAAATGCCCAAAGCCCGCTGGAATATTTGCCCATCCACGGGACTGTAGACGTTATTTCACATGCCTCCTCAGGAAGCCAAAGGAGCATAAGTGCCCTCTTGGTTTGCACTTTAATGACAAATTGAAAGTCTGTACAACCGCAGACTTGGCTAAATGCAAAGCTGATCCTGATGCTGAATGTTAACATGATCTAGATATGCCGTGGCGACAAGTGGTCTTCAGTATGTTCTTGCAAGATGAACAGAATTTTAATCTATAGGTCTATGCAGCAGTTCTCCTGATATGtagagaatttaagaaaaaacagttgtaatttttttttctctacgaaacaattaaaaaatgtagAGGTTTTTTCATATACTTTGCGGGGAAATAAAACTAGAAGTTTTACAACCGCTTTTtgtaaaaagtgaaaactgcTGTTTTGTAAagctcaaaataaaatttcctttaaattcatttttctctccaATCATTCGccaaatatttttctgttgttatgCATCAATAATTGTTCATTGGAAAAATCTACAAATTTTTAAGCAAAGATATTTGTGTCGGTTCTCTTGTAGtagtattttttccatacatATCTTCGTCGTCCATAGTAATAAAGGcactgaataataaacaaaattaaaagtgaagAGAGTAGAGATATTAACTTTAAACACCAACACTATTTGAACAGCAGTTTGAAGACTCATCAGCAGGAAAAAGGCAAGATTAATCAGTGTCCAGGAAGGTCTCTTGCATGACAGTGAAAACTTCCccgaagaaaagattaaaaaaaaaactcatgactAGAAGAAGTATtgtaagttaaagaaaaaaaaaaaattatgggcaaAATTCTCATCCTTCATAATCAAGATGAAGATTTGACCTTAGTTCCACCATGAGACCTTTAAACTAAATGAGTACTAGACAAATCAATTGATGATTACCGCTGTAAAGGAGGCTACTTCATTGagaaaaaacaacatatatatatatatatatatatatatatatatatatatatatatatatatatatatatatatatatatatatatatatatatatatatatatatgtatatatgtatgtatgtatgtatgtatgtatacaacaaCAGGGTATGGGTCAAAGAAACTCACAAAGGCTCAGTACTTTCATCAATCGTGGTATAATCTCATTATTCCATTTATCTCAttattccatttaaaaataattgattaaggaataataaaagaaagtcataaatttctatgcatatattatatatatatatatatatatatatacatatatatatatatatatatatatatatataaaaatatatatatatatgtatattatacatatacatattattatatgttgTACACACACAAcaagttcatatatatttatatatatatatatatatatatatatatatatatattatatatatatatatgatgacctATTAACAAGgacagatagggtcataacctccttctacaTTTGTTCtgagaacaatgtcatatcatcttatatctctaagatttgccggtagcaatggccagtacTGGGTCAGCATATTATTTCTCTCTAGTcaactcctctccctctctctctctctctctctctctctctctctctctctctctctctctctctctctctctctctctctctctctatcctcaaacaaaggcttactgaattaaaacgccgagatacaaaactagactttatttgtaaaattaacgaaagcatttcagcaaaagctacggtcatgaaatggagtctctcataccccacaaaaatggaagtcataactagaggaaactcagactcacaatcaatcgaatcagtgattctagaccaaccaatactagtcaATACTAGTGACTGAcaccccggtcaccaaacaaaataaaaaggtcatgactgctctagaccaaaataaatgtcatatagtatgttaaaaaagaacaccacttccaatattcacgtcctcacaggactcatCCAGAATTCCTCTTAAGAGAAACATAgcttacattaaaacctgaaacgatgcataaaaaataaacacttgaaacggaaaaatgcataatagggaacagaggggtttcactgcaacttAAAATGGgcattccacataatgtctgaaaaagttacaagtgttaatgagttatcttactcacattcgaTGGCCATCGGGAAGCCGTCCCTCAAAgtggctgtcttattcacaaacagcTCAACAGAGCAACCACAACAGCCGCAAATCAAAGTGAAtgcccattctatggttcctctatagtATACACATTAAAGAGCGCACGTATGCGCACGTCActtgataacccctcccttgaagcatGACGTCACCGTCAGCTTCATTGTTCGAAGGAACCCTGCCTTCTGAACCCACAggtatcacaaagcttccatccatCTGTCACGTTTTCCCCACGCATCTTGGTCATGAACGGAAGCCATGAATGGGCGCGTTGGGTAGCCGCTGTCTCTAACTGGGGAAAATACCAACATCAACATAGAAGCCACTTGCACAGGAAACTGTTTTCACAGGCCAGCGATTAGTCAGCTTGATCAGTTATAGGAGCTTTGCCCACCTACCACTGGGCATCCTCGCCCAGGTAcaacaaatatccataacaaaAGTTCAGTAGGGGCCGGCTCAAAAATCATGACAAAcaatatgcactagatacgaagGTTTCTTGTCTCGTATGCACAACTGTTATTCCAATAACCAGTTCATTGTAAAATgcatctcttcacatcttgaattcttcaTGATCCAAATATCCTAGACGGCTTCCGAcagactgcacaagcccatgttgaaggCGGCGCACACGAATCCTTTGCGCcgaacagatgtctcccagcaacaacaGCGACTTGTAGACGTCCCGCCTGACATCTCCCAAAAGAtcatggatcctctcatgaagtcGCAGGCGTGGAAACCTGCAAGCGTAACATAAATGGCCCCCATATCCAACTTGTATctgttgaggctcatagaagtcattccataaggtgctgcaaggaagtggtgtataacgtaagtcggTCATGTCAACGGTTaacccaaaaggtacatagtctcctcactatcccatactattactgaaccataaAAACCTCTACAGAAAGGTTGTATGGTaaaactatgaaacgatttcaaggtactaactggaatttccacaagcaaccccctatcagataCACCAACTTTTAAGATACTATTGATACAAATTCTTctcagtaaaaattacctgagaaccatacagatatgctgcattcattaaagtcgtTTATAAACACCCGAGAGGTAGAATATCTCCCAAAGTTCGCccccttagaagcagcaaccactgccttaatctGTGTTTGAATCTCCGATGACACGgattccgcttctttctcaatactcaacaaggtagtttgacaggaagacaaagctatCGTAACATCTTAGTCTCCCcaccatcctatcaactgtggccaataacccatttaaagatgtccCTAAAGTCTCAAAAATCCTCCCGTAATTTATCCTTACAGACGAAAtgcgaaacagagagagagaagagagagagagagagagagagagagagagagagagactaataaagtgaagggaaaataagagtgaaaaggaatgagagagtaGTGTGCAtctaattacgagagagagaagaaaaacgtaGAGAAATTGTGCataggtgtgtgcgtgtgtgtgtatgtcaatatacgaaaggaagagaaagaaaagagagcaaaattaTGTTTGTTCATTGTTTTGACAACTGTGTAAGAGATGGAagtagtgggatggaaaacaactGTTGCGggaaaaattagccaagaactctacttctttatgaaaggctggccagctggaagtcagagaatatgccctgtggaggagtagtagagagagagagagagagaattcaacttaaaatttaaa is part of the Macrobrachium rosenbergii isolate ZJJX-2024 chromosome 41, ASM4041242v1, whole genome shotgun sequence genome and encodes:
- the LOC136826888 gene encoding peritrophin-1-like — encoded protein: MGCLKTSLFVIVALAFGGSHAKVTGVGETSGVIEGCVIPCKLGAYFQHPSDCSKFIQCAPAGPAVMSCPEGLIWNQHILTCDFPRSVSCETGKYLTPDGKPCNELPTEVPPTQPPTEESSGEGSSSEESSEEEGSSVEECEFKCPKAAGIFAHPRDCRRYFTCLLRKPKEHKCPLGLHFNNKLKVCTTADLAKCKADPDAEC
- the LOC136826887 gene encoding peritrophin-1-like — protein: MSCLKTSLFVIVALAFGGSHAKVIRVGETSGLIEGCVIPCKLGAYFQHPSDCSKFIQCAPAGPAVMSCPEGLIWNQHILTCDFPRSVSCETGKYLTPDGKPCNELPTEVPPTQPPTEAQPTRLPTVAPTEESSGEGSSSEESSEEEGSSVEECEFKCPKPAGIFAHPRDCRRYFTCLLRKPKEHKCPLGLHFNDKLKVCTTADLAKCKADPDAEC